From a single Vibrio tubiashii genomic region:
- a CDS encoding ubiquinone biosynthesis accessory factor UbiJ translates to MPFEPLVTAVIETSLNTLINDDPELGRRLARLKGQVIQVHLKELNKTLTFIFSQQIDVLANYGGEPDCYLSLNLSVLPELREQANITKLIKQDKLVLEGDIQLAQKFSQLMTDCKPDIEEWLSRVTGDVVAHTVVQGAANVGQFFKSQAAKHQDHLAQVLTEEWKIAPAPLEVAHFCDQVDEVKSQASRIEAKLNQLLERA, encoded by the coding sequence ATGCCATTTGAGCCTCTTGTTACTGCAGTGATTGAAACGTCACTCAATACGCTTATTAACGATGACCCTGAGCTGGGTCGTCGTCTTGCTCGCCTAAAAGGGCAAGTGATTCAAGTTCACCTTAAAGAGCTGAACAAGACTTTGACTTTTATCTTTAGTCAGCAAATTGATGTTTTGGCCAATTATGGAGGTGAGCCGGATTGCTACTTATCCTTGAACCTCTCGGTTCTGCCAGAACTGCGTGAGCAGGCCAATATCACTAAGCTGATCAAGCAAGATAAGTTGGTCTTAGAAGGTGATATTCAGTTGGCGCAAAAGTTTTCTCAGCTGATGACGGACTGCAAGCCCGATATTGAAGAGTGGTTGTCACGTGTGACTGGAGATGTTGTCGCGCACACTGTGGTTCAGGGTGCTGCCAATGTCGGTCAATTCTTCAAGTCGCAAGCGGCAAAGCATCAAGATCACCTTGCTCAAGTCCTAACAGAAGAGTGGAAAATTGCGCCCGCACCGTTAGAGGTGGCGCATTTTTGTGACCAAGTGGATGAAGTGAAAAGCCAAGCGTCACGTATCGAGGCTAAATTGAACCAACTGTTGGAGCGCGCATGA
- the ubiB gene encoding ubiquinone biosynthesis regulatory protein kinase UbiB, which yields MTPTEMRRLYQIIRVQLEYGLDELLPTHQLTKAPLLARKSLFWIKNKHPEKPLGDRLRLALQELGPVWIKFGQMMSTRRDLFPPQIADPLALLQDQVSPFDGQLAKQQIEQALGGSLETWFDDFAIEPLASASIAQVHTAKLKSTNQEVVLKVIRPDIRPVIDADLKLMYRMARIVAKALPEARRLKPVEVVREYEKTLLDELDLRREAANAIQLRRNFEGSEELYVPEVITDFSNETVMVSERIYGIQVSDIEGLKANGTNMKLLAERGVSVFFTQVFRDSFFHADMHPGNVFVEPEHPENPRWIGLDCGIVGTLNSEDKRYLAENFLAFFNRDYRRVAELHVESGWVPRETNIDEFEFAIRIVCEPIFAKPLCEISFGHVLLNLFNTARRFNMEVQPQLVLLQKTLLYVEGLGRQLYPQLDLWETAKPFLEEWMMNQVGPQAVINAVKDRAPFWAEKLPELPELLYDSLRQGKMMNQRMDQLYQGYRSSKRQQATGKFLFGVGATLVVCSAILVNSTYEQLSLTSALGGVTFWLLSWRAYRQ from the coding sequence ATGACCCCGACAGAGATGCGTCGTTTATACCAGATCATCCGTGTTCAGCTAGAGTATGGCTTGGATGAGCTACTGCCAACACACCAGTTGACCAAAGCGCCACTGTTAGCAAGAAAAAGCCTGTTTTGGATTAAGAACAAACATCCAGAGAAGCCACTCGGTGACAGGCTGCGTTTAGCACTGCAAGAGCTTGGCCCTGTATGGATTAAGTTTGGTCAGATGATGTCGACTCGTCGAGATCTTTTCCCTCCGCAAATTGCTGATCCACTGGCCTTGCTTCAAGATCAAGTCTCCCCATTTGATGGCCAGCTTGCAAAACAGCAAATCGAACAAGCTCTCGGTGGTTCACTAGAAACATGGTTTGATGATTTCGCGATTGAACCGCTTGCGTCTGCCTCGATCGCTCAGGTGCATACCGCCAAGCTAAAATCGACTAACCAAGAAGTGGTATTGAAGGTCATTCGACCAGATATTCGCCCGGTCATTGATGCAGATCTAAAACTGATGTACCGAATGGCGCGTATAGTCGCCAAAGCACTTCCTGAAGCACGTCGTTTGAAACCTGTTGAAGTGGTGCGCGAATATGAGAAGACCTTGCTTGATGAATTGGACTTGCGCCGAGAAGCGGCCAACGCGATTCAGCTAAGACGTAACTTCGAAGGAAGTGAAGAATTGTACGTTCCTGAAGTTATTACCGACTTCAGTAATGAAACTGTCATGGTTTCTGAGCGAATATACGGCATCCAAGTTTCTGATATTGAAGGGTTGAAGGCTAACGGCACTAATATGAAGCTGTTGGCGGAGCGCGGCGTAAGCGTGTTCTTTACCCAGGTATTTCGAGACAGTTTCTTCCACGCAGATATGCATCCGGGCAATGTATTTGTTGAGCCGGAGCATCCAGAAAACCCGCGTTGGATTGGCTTAGATTGTGGCATCGTCGGAACGCTAAACAGTGAAGATAAACGCTATCTAGCGGAAAACTTTTTAGCTTTCTTTAATCGCGACTACCGACGTGTGGCGGAATTGCATGTTGAGTCAGGTTGGGTTCCACGTGAAACCAACATTGATGAGTTTGAATTCGCAATACGCATTGTATGTGAGCCGATATTTGCTAAGCCGTTGTGTGAAATTTCGTTTGGTCATGTTTTGCTAAACCTGTTTAACACAGCGCGCCGCTTCAATATGGAAGTACAGCCGCAGCTCGTATTGCTGCAAAAGACGCTGCTTTATGTTGAAGGTTTGGGCCGCCAACTCTACCCGCAACTTGATTTGTGGGAGACGGCTAAGCCATTCTTAGAAGAGTGGATGATGAACCAAGTTGGTCCACAAGCGGTAATTAATGCGGTTAAAGATCGTGCGCCGTTTTGGGCTGAGAAACTACCCGAGTTGCCAGAGCTTCTCTACGATAGTTTGCGCCAAGGTAAAATGATGAACCAGCGAATGGATCAGCTTTACCAAGGTTATCGTTCAAGCAAGCGCCAACAGGCGACAGGTAAATTTTTATTTGGTGTTGGAGCCACATTAGTCGTATGCTCGGCAATATTGGTCAACAGCACTTATGAGCAACTTTCACTGACCAGCGCCCTAGGTGGGGTCACATTTTGGTTGCTTAGTTGGCGAGCTTACCGTCAATAG
- the ubiE gene encoding bifunctional demethylmenaquinone methyltransferase/2-methoxy-6-polyprenyl-1,4-benzoquinol methylase UbiE produces the protein MTDTSVQSNTALETNETTHFGFSTVAKEEKVAKVAQVFHSVAAKYDIMNDLMSGGIHRLWKRFTIDCSGVRPGQRVLDLGGGTGDLTAKFSRIVGEKGHVVLADINNSMLNVGRDKLRDNGIVGNVHYVQANAEELPFPDDYFDAITISFCLRNVTDKDKALRSMYRVLKPGGRLLVLEFSKPILEPLSKIYDTYSFHLLPKMGELVANDAESYRYLAESIRMHPDQETLKGMMNEAGFDQTSYYNLTGGIVALHRGYKF, from the coding sequence ATGACGGATACAAGCGTGCAATCGAATACAGCTTTAGAAACAAATGAAACCACGCACTTTGGTTTCAGTACCGTAGCCAAAGAAGAGAAAGTGGCTAAAGTTGCTCAGGTCTTCCACTCAGTAGCAGCGAAGTACGACATTATGAATGACTTAATGTCGGGTGGTATTCATCGCCTATGGAAGCGCTTTACTATCGACTGCAGTGGTGTTCGTCCTGGTCAGCGCGTGCTTGACCTTGGTGGTGGTACGGGGGACCTAACCGCAAAATTTTCGCGAATTGTTGGCGAAAAAGGTCATGTGGTACTGGCCGATATCAATAACTCTATGCTTAACGTAGGCCGAGATAAGTTACGTGACAATGGCATTGTCGGTAATGTTCATTACGTGCAGGCGAACGCTGAAGAGTTGCCGTTTCCCGATGACTATTTTGATGCGATTACGATTAGCTTCTGTCTACGTAACGTAACGGATAAAGATAAAGCGCTACGCTCTATGTACCGTGTGCTCAAGCCGGGTGGACGTCTACTAGTTCTAGAGTTCTCTAAGCCGATCTTAGAGCCGCTATCAAAGATTTATGATACTTACTCATTCCATTTACTGCCTAAGATGGGCGAGTTAGTGGCTAATGATGCCGAAAGCTACCGTTACCTAGCGGAGTCTATCCGTATGCACCCAGATCAAGAGACACTGAAAGGCATGATGAATGAAGCTGGTTTCGATCAAACCAGTTACTACAACCTGACGGGGGGTATCGTTGCCCTTCACCGTGGTTATAAGTTCTAA